The segment acagatgCTGCAgagcatcataatacacaccacagatgCTGCAgagcatcataatacacaccacagatgCTGCAGagcatcataatatacaccttagctattgcagaacataataaacaccttggatgctgcagaacatcataatacacaccagatgctgcagaacatcataatacacaccagatgctgcagaacatcataatacacaccagatgctgcagaacattctAATACTCCCCCAtactcttaaaaaaaaatgttctgcagcagctgaggtgtctaTTATAGGTATTAATGTACCCGGATTAATAATTATGGAGAATATTAGAAGTCACTGTAGAGTAACGTAACCTGCTGCCTTGTTTCTTTAAATCATTACGGGACTTTCTTATtccaactattattattattattactcacTTTTCAGCTGTTTAGAgtcatttttatttaatgtaaaaaattacattttatttggcTATGTAGTTTTGAATTGTAAATAAATATTGTATTTGGGTATAGAAATCTTATTATCAGTTGTATTGTGTGTAAAATGGGAATATTACTATTCGTGTCAGAATGATATTTCTACATAATATTTGGTTTTCCACGCCTTACCTCCTTGAATTATCAATGACTCCCAATGTTCTGGACAGTTTTGTTTCTTAGTGTTTATATATAAAGTAATTCAGGTACTAGGGAATTGACTAGAATCCGAGGGTATAAATACACAAGGCTTATTAGTTAACATGTAAAATACTTGAGGCTTTTATTCCAAACTATGATGTCATATAAAATACAGTCCATGTTACTACATCACATATTAATATTCATATCATATGGATTGAATTACAACATTGGGGCTGAGAAACTGACAACCGCTCTGAGTGCcaggttaaagggaatgtccaccttttaacaccatgttgttTTTGGGCGAACATTCTGTTCTTAGTATATCTTCAATTACTTAATTTGTCGTCATACCTAGAATTCTAGTGGTCTGGATTACTGGGAAGTCATCAACATACAATGGGTTATTTGAGGTAACGGGGTAAATAAATGCGGTCGGTCAAATAGCCTCTGCACCTGAGGAAGAGGTAATGGGGGGGGTGGATAGGTAGTTTCTACTACCATAAGGGAGTGGCGAGCCTTTCCAAATTTACTGTCACCACATTTTTCACAAATCTCGTTCGCATGTGGGTGTGAAACATTACAAGAACATACCCAGGTACtttgtcttgtttttctcagggaATGAGTGTAGGGAGTATTCGGAACCGCAGTGGACTGAGGTGCAGCTGTGGGTCCATGAGAGAAAACACATCCCGAAACTCATTATCTCCTAGTGGTTTGGCATTTTTAAGATCGGTTTTAAGATCTGGATACAACTGGGAGCCTTCCCTGATAGTCTTTTCCATATTGATACCTAAGATAGGGGTAGAATAGGGATATAATCTGTACCTGCCTGGTGGAAGTGGAGGTTCAGGTATCTAAGGTATCAATTGGGGGGAGGGGGTGACTATCATAGTGGTAGATATGTCTCTAGCTGCAGTGTGATCTTTTTCTGATTTCTGAACTTGTGTGTTTATAACTTGTTCTACtacaaaatatttcattttcccTTTAATTACTTTCTCCGACTTCTAACAAAGCTTGTACTTTCTCTTCAAACCCCTTTTTATAGATCCAATCCCTCTCACTGACATCAAATTCTACATCTTTCCTCAAAAACCTCCCTTATTCCTTCTACTGCCCATCCTATCTTCTGTTGTCTCACTAGATCCATATCCCTGGTTCTGGCCCTTAGAACCTAATTTGCTATTAGTGAGCCCATTTTTTTCCCCGACCTCCACCTATAGGGTAGCGAGCCTTAATTATGGAGGTCTAATCCTAGAAATTTTGAACTAAATTTTCATTATTTAGGTTCCCCTTTTCCAGGAACTTTTTTACTTTAAGAATGGATTTCGGAGTTTCTGGGATCAATATTTCAAACGCAGATAGAATAACACCACAAAGTAAGAATAACACTGCAGCTACTATTCTGGCTATATCAACAGGAGTAAGTACCATGAATGCCCATATATCATCTTAATCTCCATATGTGACCATGTTTTGCTTAACAAACATTTGACAATTAAATGTTACATACACTTGCCCAAATATAGTGAAACTTGTGCTgatttaacaaaatattttaaatCTACCAATTAGAATGCTCACCTAAAACTACTTCTTTCTAACAaagttacaaaacaaacacatacAGGACAAGACACCTATTGATCTCTGATTGCAAGCACCTCATGACAAAAGAAAGGAAGAGGTGTAAAATGTTGCGTTGGAGACATTTCAGGGCTTTAATAAGGGGAGGGGGAGAGGGATAAGAACGTAAAGAACTGAATGAGCTTTGTGACATGATCTAGCAGATTTCAAATAGGGATAAGACAGTTGTGGGAGGACCAATCACGATGAGGTACATGCAAGGCATTACGTGGCTTGTAGCCTCTCTAGTGCTATGACATGAGCCTCCTCTGGATCCCTCCCATCTTTTCTAAAGTTCAGCTGGGCACAAGGTGGCTGTGCACAACGAGATTCACTGTTAACACTTTCTATAAAGATTGCGAGCAGTTCTGGAGAGTTTGGCAGTAGAAGCTGTGGTGGAAAAATCCCTTTAACGCCGTAATGAAGAGGACTATTCCACTGACTCAAATATGGCTAATATCATGCATTCACAGAAGCATACGCCTATACATTATTGATTTGCAAAGCACAATTAAGACAGTAACAGTGACCAGCAGTTATTTTCCTTTTCTCACTTCTGGCAGTCTGAGCCTCATATGGATCACATATCGGAAACAATGGGCAGGAGTGGTTACCTTTCACTTCTCACAGAGTTCTACAAGTGTAGTCCCCTCATGTTTTAATCACACATTCAATCACAAGTTTAGCCTacataaagcacacatataacAAAGACAAGATCCTAGACAAATTCTCTGAGTGTCCCTGCTGCCCACCAAACTGGAACGGGACTAACCCcacagagggagggagagagctaAACATAGTAAGACAATGGCTTACTCACTGTGGTTTTTATGTGTCTCCCTCCAGAGGATACTTCAACACTTGCTTCGGATCAGGCAGGGGTGATGGGGAATCTCGCTGGGGCCTCCAATTAGTGTTAGAGTAGGTATTTATCATGGTTCACTCCAACTTCTTTTCTCAAAAACAGAGTTTGTCCTAGACCACAAACATGACTGGCTGGGAGAAAACTGCACGTATCAATAGTGATGTACAGAGAGTCTGTATGTAGTCAGGCCCACACTTTATTTATACCTTCGGTTACACATATTAATCAATCAGAAAATGACAACAATAGGATAAGCATGATCATCCTTCTTTCTATATCTAAAGTAGCACTTTGCTTCTCAGTTACACTTTAAAAATACATCTAGAATGTCTTATGACATTCATATACATCTTGTCTTTTCAATAGATTCTTTCATACAGTTCATGGGTCTTATCTATATTCTGTATTTTCAATAGCTTCATTCATATAGAATTTAAACAGTGGGGCATGTATTCTTTCATATACAACTTTTACATATCTCTTAAATGGTTAAATGCAGCTATATTCTTaacaaatatacattttattttatatgtattacTCTCACAATAGTACATAATAGATAAAATCATCTAAAAATATGAACTGTTCTTAAGCAGTATGTTTacctttgcaaacatttttgtatttctccaatgcatctaaaaaacgAAATGAATCAACATTGCAAgtagttttgattaaaaaaaatcttaccaTCTTGTGGATGCAGCTCCTATGTAGACCTATAAGTCTCCAtgttaacagactacaaacaaatcctgtatggtctgattattattattattattattattattattattattattattatttatttttaaacaccATTTATTTCTGGGTGATTTGTAAATGAACAAAGATTTAAGTACATAATTGTTCttcgtattttatttttatgtctggATGCTGAATGCAGTTATAAGAAGGCGGATAGTGGTAGGGAATAGTTTTTGAACCcaacagtttttgaaaaaaaattgaggAATTTAAGATTACCCAAAGGGCAGATTCCTTCTGGTCAAACTTAGATGTGAACTATATTTCAAGCGAGAGcaattaaaaagtttttttaaagattttttaatTTCCTGGTTTCTCAAGCCATATATGACAGGATTAGCTAAGGTGTGAAGACAGCGAAGGTGAGACCCACAGCCCGGTTGTAGTCTAGAGAATAGGACTTGGCTACACGTATATACATGAATCCAATgctgacaaaaaataaaacaacaacaataatatggGCTCCACATGTAGAAAAGGCCTTCTGACGTCCTACTTTAGACTTAATCTTTAGAATATCAAACATAACCTTAAAGTAAGATACAAGAACACACAAAAAATTCATCATGATCACTGAGCTGAAGGAGGACTCCACCATCTTAAGTAATCTGGTGTCTGAACACGCTAAATCAATGCGAGGAGGAAAATCACAGAAAATATTCTCTATTTGATTTGGACCACAGAAAGGAAGACGGGAAATCAAAATGGTCTCTATAACTGGACAATTTAATGACCAGAGAAGACAAACAAGGACTAATTTTATGAAAAGACCAGTAGTCATAATGGTGGAATATCGTAACGGCTTGCAGATGGCCAGATACCGGTCATAGGCCATTAATGTGAGTATGTAGCATTCAGCAACTCCCAGGACATGTAGGAAACAAGCTTGTAAGAGACAACCAACGAAAGATGTCTTCTTATTCTCAGCCAATAGATCGGCCAACATTTTCGGGATAGTGACAGCTGTGTAACAAATTTCTATACAGGACAAATTCCCAATGAAGAAGTACATAGGTAACTGGAGACTGGGCTCCAGCAAGATCAAAAGTAATATCTGCCCattaccaaaaaccataaataaatagataaaaagaAAAATTGTGAAGAATAAATCTCAGAGATGTTGTAGATCTAGAAATCCAGATAAAATAATATCTTGGATT is part of the Rhinoderma darwinii isolate aRhiDar2 chromosome 10, aRhiDar2.hap1, whole genome shotgun sequence genome and harbors:
- the LOC142662564 gene encoding olfactory receptor 6N1-like, with protein sequence MVFGNGQILLLILLEPSLQLPMYFFIGNLSCIEICYTAVTIPKMLADLLAENKKTSFVGCLLQACFLHVLGVAECYILTLMAYDRYLAICKPLRYSTIMTTGLFIKLVLVCLLWSLNCPVIETILISRLPFCGPNQIENIFCDFPPRIDLACSDTRLLKMVESSFSSVIMMNFLCVLVSYFKVMFDILKIKSKVGRQKAFSTCGAHIIVVVLFFVSIGFMYIRVAKSYSLDYNRAVGLTFAVFTP